TTACTACAATATCTCATGAAATTAGCTTACCATGAGAAAGACAGACATAGCATGCGGTTTGAGCTTGGGGTTTTGGTCCAAGGGAACCTCTGAATCCCTCAAGAATGAGAACAATTGCTTAGCTGGTGGAGCAATCTCAAGTATTCTAACAAGATCAAATTCATCTATCAGttcaaaaaattaacattttgtaATATACATAATCAAAGAGTAAGTTGATAAAAATGTTGGCTTACTTGGAGAAAAACTTGAAACTCAGTTCTGCAGAATCTTTCTTCATAGCGTTCCATGATTTCACCACCAGAGCTTCTTGCTCTTCCGTGAAAGCAATGGTGGTTGTGTTTTCTGCCATGATGCTAAGATATTTATTTGTTGATGAAATTGTAGAGATGAGAAAATCGGTGATGATGTTCTTCACTTGTAGTGTACCGTTTTTATAGTGAGATTCAGTGTCCCTTTGTGACAATGGAGAGTTATTTTATTCCTGTTTATTAGGATTTCACATGCGTGTGTGGTGTGAGGATCAGcctttttcaagaaaaaatattttgtcaTATGCATTTTCCCAAAcatatattttcttatttttacaagttagaaaattggtaaaagtttttttttcttgtaatTTATCTAAAGAAATGTACCTAATGAATCTCGCCGTCAttagccgtgagactaatcatTCACTATACGATCATCATATGCATCTCGATTACCGTAATCAAACCAAAGAGAAaagttatttattttcttttatgctTCTTCgcatctttttcttttctcaagCTCATCTTGCTCTGCCATGTTGCAACCATACTCAGTTGCAAAAATGGAAATCAACAACTATTATTAGGGGATTTGGATCCCCTCATGTTAGTTTCACTTGACTTGGTCATGTGTAAGATCTTGACCTTTAATTActtttcaaattaaatttaatgGTCAATATTATTTCTCGCTCAATTTTAATATTTCTCTCTCCATATaccaaattttattaaaatagaaTTAAAGACTCTGATCTTCACATAacatagtcatgtgaaaattaTTGAATTACACATGAGGGGATTCAAATCCGTGCAGTATTAAGTATTTTTTGCTTGTCGTGTGTGCAATAAGAaacacatgatatgataagCGACTTTCGAAAATTTGAACGGGTATGCTTAACTTTCACCCGCTCATAAATTGAGAGTTCAAATCAGTCTACGATCAGTAAAACTAAAATCTGATGAGGCTTTGTGATCTCTCTAACATGCCACTAACTTTCAATCTGATAGTTCTAAGGCATTTTCTCTTATTATACAATTTTTTAAATGAGTTTCTAAACTGTCTACCGTCTATCTTCCCTATGCTaagtactaaatttatttcatccatcCATGATGCACTTCGTATGGAAACTACGTCCTCACTCCTCAAATTCAACGTGTAGGCTTTATTTGGATATTAAGTTGAAAATGTTATGAACTAATGAAAGAAGAAAGGAATGCCTtcgaaaaaattatatataagaaGAAAGGAAATGAAAGGAAATAGAATaaagtaaaaatatattattttttaattgtttgaatttagagataaagaggaagaaaaaaaagtagaGTTATatctagagaaaaaaaaatataagaagactaatttcattatattttcagtccatttatttgtttttaacaACTTCTTactcactttcaaaaaaaaaaaaaaacttcttacTCAAATTTAATCCCCAAATTTTCTGACTATCACTACAATCAAGTTTCATGTCAACTTATCTTTATCTAAAAAATTTAActtctcattttattttttccaaaATTTTCAGTTGTTGAATtggttaaattattttaatcattCTTCACTCAAAATCGATAAATTAAGAGTTTAGAACATTATATTTCatccaaaatcaaatgaaatcaaattatattttattaaaaattgaccacttttttttttcaagactGATGCACCTCATATTATTAATAGATATATAGAAGAAGCATTTACAAAAAGGGATCATCGCCATTAGGAAAATCAAAAGCTAAAGAAAGTACTAAATAAATGAGCTGCAAAATTTGCTTTCTTAGGAACATGTGAAAAACTAGGAAAAAGAAGCCGTTAACCTCTTGCTATCAAACACTACTGGCTCAATAAGAGGTGGACAAAATTCAGATTTCAATGCATTATAGAGGATATGAGAATCAGTCTTAAAAACCATTGAATCCACGCTTAACTGTTGAGCCAAAAACATACTCCAGCCGAAAGCTAGTGCCTCAGCAACAAtagattttattaaaattttacaaCATTCTTTTTTGGTATTTAAAGCTTACAAATCATTTTCAATTCCAAATTTATCCTAAGTTTCTTGAGATTGACCCTGACTTTCCAAAAACAAACAGAGTAATCAACAACTCATCCTTGGAAACAATTTAGGTTTGGTTGTATGTTTTGCAAACAAACATTCACACACACAAACTTCAAAAcaagaaaatgaataaaatcTATAGAATTGAGTTGAAAACCTCTTAGCCTTACACACATTTGATATCAAAATTTCTCCAATTTTTGAAACAAATGACCATCTGCATCACTTACTTACCTGAGTATCAACTAAAAGAATAAGACAGTTCCCTCAACTGACAAAAATAAAGACAATCAGGCACTGAATATAATTTTTTGGCATattgacaaaaagaaaaaaagagaaaggagGGGTGGGGGAGTaaaataatatacaatacaGAGAATGAATACTATTCTTAACCACATCCATAGTTTATATCAGGTGTTGCAGAAACAGCTGAGAATGGAATTTCAACTCTCTCTttcacaagacaccgagcttcCCCATTTTCCAGCACCAAGATCCTCCCAGGTGGACACTGAGTAACTGGCCTCTCACTCTTATTTTCAGTGGTAGATCCCTCACTTTCATTTTCTAGCCTGTGACGCCAGCCTTGTGCGCTGAAACGAATGCCTATCTTACCAAACCTGGGCCCAAATCCAGATAAACTTAATATTGATACCACACCAACAACTGTTAGCATTGTTTTGGCAGCAGAAGTTATGAAAAATCCCAATCCTTTTCTTGAATTTTTAGCCCCATCTTCAACATGGTTTTGCTCTGTTTCAGTATGACTCTTTTTTGTCTCAACCACTGAATCAAGCGTGATTAACCCATTGCGACCAGGCTTATTCACAGAAGGGATCTGTGACATATATTCCTTGTCCAGAGATATCGAGTATGGAGGACGACTTGGATACGGAGGAAGTAGTAGATCATTGTTCGGCTCCACTGTTTCACTTGCAAAAGTAGAGGCTTCATGTATCACTTCCAATTCCTTACCTTTATACTCCTTGAGCTTAGCAATTAACATTTTGCGACTGTTTTCAATCTCTGCCAAGGCAACTTCTCTTTCATACCGCTGCTGTTGTTGCAGGACCTGTAAATTGCACACAAGCACTTAGGATTCCCAGACTATTATCGCAACCATATTTTGATTACTTTCCCATAGCAATTAcaatcaacaacaacagcaacataAGGCTTTTATCACTAAATGCGGTGAGCGACATGAATTAAACCACACCACAATATTATATCACAAGAATAAAATATCTTaagagaaaaaaggaaaaaagttaCAAATCATCTTGCAAATACCATTACAAGTTCAATGATCATAGCCTTGTACTCATAAACAACTAGGAGAATCATATTCTTGTAGTGACACATAGTGGTAAAGAGCCTAAGAGGGTGGAAGACTAAAGTTATATTCATCACTAGTTCCAATAAGTTCCATTTCACATAGTATCTTTGCTAGGTCACGAATAAGAATACAAATATGCAAGGAAACTGAAAGTGTTAAGAAAGCAATGACATTTCTactaagtttccaaaataaaataatcaggAATCACTTGCAATCTAAAACATGCTTGGCTACAAACACATTGCAAATTTGTATGGTGGTTGGTAGGACTTAACCAAACATTATAGACCAGAGCAGCTACCTCCATTGCCAAATATGAAGCAAGCAAACAACAATTTTCACAACTTGGAGACATGGAAAGGCCAAGGGTTCAATTACTATAATCAAATGTAGCAACAAATTCAATTATGGGTTTACTAAAATACACTCTAAAACAAGCAGCCAAATCTCAAACACAGTGGTTGAAGCAGCATATATTGAACATAAAACCTTatctaagaaaaaaaataagaaaagatgACCCATGTGA
This portion of the Lotus japonicus ecotype B-129 chromosome 3, LjGifu_v1.2 genome encodes:
- the LOC130747432 gene encoding plastid division protein PDV2 encodes the protein MEEEGIGLVLARATELRLKISNCINTTTTAATPNGLSPHAAADDDDDNDDDSSTDRLLNICDAFEALETQLSSLQVLQQQQRYEREVALAEIENSRKMLIAKLKEYKGKELEVIHEASTFASETVEPNNDLLLPPYPSRPPYSISLDKEYMSQIPSVNKPGRNGLITLDSVVETKKSHTETEQNHVEDGAKNSRKGLGFFITSAAKTMLTVVGVVSILSLSGFGPRFGKIGIRFSAQGWRHRLENESEGSTTENKSERPVTQCPPGRILVLENGEARCLVKERVEIPFSAVSATPDINYGCG